From a single Chiloscyllium punctatum isolate Juve2018m chromosome 29, sChiPun1.3, whole genome shotgun sequence genomic region:
- the LOC140454475 gene encoding transmembrane protein 229B-like, with translation MELNLDRKRKKVFVQFQDGRRMMGAVEPLSALSRWYLYAIHGYFCEVMFTAAWEFVVNFNWKFPGVTSVWALFIYGTSIMVVERMYLYLKDRCPSVVRCIIYTLWTYVWEFSTGLILRQFNACPWDYSQFDYDFMGLVTLEYAVPWFCASFIVEKLVIRNTLRLRFDENGEPRTPTISPPTLWGHLKLRKVE, from the coding sequence GTCTTTGTGCAGTTTCAGGATGGCAGGAGGATGATGGGGGCTGTCGAGCCCCTCAGTGCCCTCTCTCGCTGGTACCTTTATGCCATCCACGGCTACTTCTGTGAGGTGATGTTCACAGCCGCCTGGGAGTTTGTGGTCAATTTCAACTGGAAATTCCCTGGGGTAACCAGCGTTTGGGCCCTTTTCATCTATGGCACCTCCATTATGGTGGTGGAGCGGATGTACCTGTACCTGAAGGACCGGTGTCCAAGCGTGGTGAGGTGCATCATCTACACCCTCTGGACCTACGTCTGGGAGTTCTCGACCGGGCTCATTCTGCGTCAGTTCAATGCCTGCCCCTGGGACTACTCCCAGTTTGATTATGACTTCATGGGGTTGGTGACACTGGAGTATGCTGTGCCGTGGTTCTGTGCCTCTTTCATTGTGGAAAAGCTGGTGATCAGGAACACCCTGCGTTTGCGGTTCGATGAGAACGGGGAGCCTCGCACCCCAACCATTTCTCCACCGACGCTGTGGGGCCACTTGAAGCTGAGGAAGGTCGAGTAA